A genomic window from Leptolyngbya sp. BL0902 includes:
- a CDS encoding SagB/ThcOx family dehydrogenase — MSDSFFSLAQHYHHRTKYDPDTLAQQAQPLDYTRQPVPFKFYQVGVEIDLKPYLDGDQAVASEVSPTEAHDWMRLSRLLINAYGLTAKFPTMSGEMFYLRSAPSAGGLYPAEVYLVSRGTKLLPAGLYNYQARTHSLWRYWDDHNWGNLQRACFWHPALEATHMALVVTGVFYRSAWRYRDRAYRRICLDTGHLLGNIELASALTDYRPHLIASFADEAMAQLLYLSPDEEGVLAVLPLADLLAVEQNLALTQTIFATPAQTTYEDAPDGQLLHYFHQTTNLPATTNAPNWPSRHPPETDDDSPLEDKYNFPFCLRVPTQTAPIPWGNDLSPLETTILRRRSTRQYSGGSISFEALKQLLDFTYQPQHYRDQGLDGDPDYCDLGLLQTFLAVSNVEGLESGCYYYAPRSQELRQVRFKQFRPELHYLCLGQELGRDAAAVLFHTADLKAATAAYGDRVYRYLHLDAGHLGQRLNLAAIYLGLGVSGIGGFYDDQVNEVLGIPADEAVIYITTLGQPANT; from the coding sequence ATGTCCGACTCCTTCTTTTCGCTGGCCCAGCACTATCATCACCGGACGAAATACGATCCCGATACCCTAGCCCAGCAAGCCCAACCCCTCGACTATACCCGCCAGCCTGTCCCCTTCAAGTTTTACCAAGTGGGGGTGGAGATCGACCTGAAGCCTTACCTCGATGGCGATCAGGCGGTGGCTTCTGAGGTTTCCCCCACCGAGGCCCATGACTGGATGCGGCTGTCGCGGCTGTTGATCAACGCCTATGGGCTGACGGCCAAGTTCCCCACCATGTCCGGGGAAATGTTTTATCTGCGATCAGCGCCCTCGGCGGGGGGGCTGTATCCGGCGGAGGTGTATCTGGTGTCGCGGGGGACGAAGCTACTGCCTGCGGGACTGTACAACTACCAGGCCCGCACCCATAGCCTATGGCGCTATTGGGACGATCACAACTGGGGCAACCTCCAGCGCGCCTGTTTCTGGCATCCGGCCCTAGAGGCCACCCACATGGCCCTCGTGGTCACGGGGGTGTTCTATCGGTCGGCTTGGCGCTATCGGGATCGGGCCTATCGCCGCATTTGTCTGGATACGGGGCACCTGCTGGGCAACATCGAACTAGCCAGCGCCCTGACGGACTATCGCCCCCACCTGATCGCCAGCTTTGCCGATGAGGCCATGGCCCAGTTGCTCTACCTCAGTCCCGATGAGGAGGGCGTGCTAGCGGTGCTGCCCCTGGCCGACTTACTGGCGGTAGAGCAAAACCTAGCCCTCACCCAAACCATTTTTGCCACCCCGGCCCAAACCACCTACGAAGATGCGCCTGATGGCCAACTGCTGCACTATTTCCACCAAACCACTAACTTGCCCGCCACCACCAACGCCCCCAACTGGCCCTCTCGCCACCCTCCCGAAACCGACGACGACAGCCCCCTAGAGGACAAGTACAATTTTCCCTTTTGCCTGCGGGTGCCCACCCAAACTGCCCCCATTCCTTGGGGAAACGATCTCAGCCCCCTAGAAACCACCATCCTGCGCCGTCGTTCCACGCGACAGTATAGCGGCGGGTCGATCTCCTTCGAGGCGCTGAAGCAGCTCTTAGACTTCACCTACCAGCCCCAGCACTACCGGGATCAAGGGCTGGATGGCGATCCCGACTACTGCGACCTGGGCCTCCTGCAAACCTTCTTGGCCGTGTCTAATGTAGAGGGCCTAGAATCGGGTTGCTATTACTACGCTCCCCGCAGCCAAGAACTGCGCCAGGTGCGCTTCAAGCAATTTCGGCCCGAACTGCACTACCTCTGCCTAGGGCAAGAACTAGGCCGCGATGCTGCTGCTGTTCTGTTCCACACCGCCGACCTCAAGGCCGCCACCGCTGCCTATGGGGATCGGGTTTACCGCTATCTGCACCTAGACGCAGGCCACCTAGGGCAGCGCCTGAACTTGGCGGCCATTTACCTGGGCTTGGGCGTCAGCGGCATCGGCGGTTTCTACGACGACCAAGTGAATGAGGTGCTGGGTATCCCCGCCGACGAAGCCGTTATCTACATCACCACCCTCGGTCAACCCGCCAATACCTAA